In one Aeromicrobium wangtongii genomic region, the following are encoded:
- a CDS encoding phosphatase PAP2 family protein — MLRWSRAFLRWPYAFAFCLSLAVGATAIYYSQDLGVGLKDPEGFLGPAYIRLPLLGLLLFAAGLAPQAIHRYGFRRMLPGMRTIVRDEWNLRRVAYAATGMVSFYICYVSYRNLKSYLPLLGGDTIHDRALLELDHFLFFGNNPAEVLHSALGTTVAAQVLAVLYVLYLPVVPITVAAVLVLHRDFTVGAWYATAVSLNWVLGTISYYSLPSLGPAFYEPQRFADLPENGATQLQMSLLRGAFGFKEDPQGDKIFGIAGFASLHVSVVFTLALFLHYARLARVLRYTAWVYLGFTMLATLYLGWHYIADDIGGLVIGAVAVWVGALVTGNTKRQKRKRLAAEQAGAPDPAEPVGSRPATPEPSVSPAP, encoded by the coding sequence ATGCTCCGATGGTCGCGCGCGTTCCTCCGATGGCCGTATGCATTTGCGTTCTGCCTCTCGCTGGCCGTGGGCGCGACCGCGATCTACTACTCGCAGGATCTGGGCGTCGGCCTCAAGGACCCCGAGGGGTTCTTGGGGCCGGCGTACATCCGCCTGCCGCTGCTGGGCCTCCTGCTGTTCGCCGCCGGCCTCGCCCCGCAGGCCATCCACCGCTATGGCTTCCGACGGATGCTGCCCGGCATGCGCACGATCGTCCGCGACGAGTGGAACCTGCGACGCGTCGCCTACGCCGCGACCGGCATGGTGTCGTTCTACATCTGCTACGTCAGCTACCGAAACCTCAAGAGCTATCTGCCGCTGCTGGGTGGCGACACGATCCACGACCGAGCACTGCTGGAGCTCGACCACTTCCTGTTCTTCGGCAACAACCCGGCCGAGGTGCTGCACTCGGCGCTCGGCACCACGGTCGCCGCGCAGGTGCTGGCCGTCCTGTACGTGCTCTACCTGCCGGTCGTGCCCATCACGGTGGCCGCGGTCCTGGTCCTGCACCGCGACTTCACCGTCGGCGCCTGGTACGCGACCGCCGTCAGCCTCAACTGGGTGCTCGGCACCATCAGCTACTACTCGCTGCCGTCGCTCGGCCCGGCGTTCTACGAGCCACAACGCTTCGCCGACCTGCCCGAGAACGGTGCCACCCAGCTGCAGATGTCATTGCTGCGCGGAGCGTTCGGCTTCAAGGAGGACCCGCAGGGCGACAAGATCTTCGGCATCGCCGGCTTCGCGTCCCTGCACGTCTCGGTGGTCTTCACCCTGGCCCTGTTCCTGCACTACGCGCGCCTGGCCCGCGTCCTGCGCTACACCGCGTGGGTCTACCTCGGCTTCACGATGCTGGCCACCCTGTACCTCGGCTGGCACTACATCGCCGACGACATCGGCGGACTGGTGATCGGCGCTGTCGCGGTGTGGGTCGGCGCACTCGTCACCGGCAACACCAAGCGGCAGAAGCGCAAACGACTGGCCGCCGAACAGGCCGGCGCCCCGGACCCCGCGGAGCCCGTCGGCTCGCGCCCTGCGACTCCCGAGCCCTCGGTCTCCCCGGCCCCCTGA